In the genome of Dromiciops gliroides isolate mDroGli1 chromosome 1, mDroGli1.pri, whole genome shotgun sequence, the window TAGAAGATCAAAGATAAGCTTTTCTTTGAAATCCCTTGCCCTGTCAGACAGAAGGCTCAATTTCATGAGTAGGAGACATTCCTGCTAAGGGTTAGGTAGGGAAGAGGCACTATTTACTTCTGTGTATCTCCCCAAAGATGGTGGCAGGGAGGGAGTTAGTGGGTGGAAGGTACATGACACACACAGGACTATGAGGTATGCCAGTGTACCCCAGACTACTGGAAGGTGAGCTGATATAGGGCCCCAgctatttgtctttgtttcctttggAATCTAAGGTTTTTGAATCCAAACCTGTATTTTTtgtgtacacacagacacacacacacacacacacacacacacacacacacacacacacacacacacaaacacagaaaatACTAGCTGTAAATACTGCCTTTTAGTTACTGGTAAATGATCTAGGCAGGAGCCCCTCAACATTTCAAAAATTGccaaagaagggagagcattttAAGATATCTAGACTCCAATGAACTTTGCCTCAGAATCATTTTGTGCTGGTTCTTTAATAAACTTATTGTGGCATAGTCACAAGAGGTGTTGGGGGTGCATCTCATGGGAAGGTACCGGTGGGGAGGATGCTTGAAATCTGAGGGAAAGTCACCCAACCAATCCTAGACCAAGACCTTTATGGCTCGGATTCTCTTTCTGACCAGCCACTTAAAAGATCACCGAATGAATAACTGCAACAGTTTATGACTCTTACCAGCTGACATTGAGATGTGTGCTTCCTTTTTTAACCGTACTAGAACGCCAAGTTGGAGTAAAAATGACCAATTTCAACATTCATAATTCACTTACTACTAATTTGTCGTACCTGTAACTAGAAAGTGTTAACAGTGCTACTTGTTGTAATTCCCTCTGTACTAATTAATAACCAGTAAAGCAACAAGGTGACTACAGAGTGGAAAGACCATTGGTTCTACCCTtagctagctttgtgaccttaggaaaggcACCAATTTTGtgtcttcatttcctcctctgtgaaatgagtggAGTGAGACCCCAACTAGTTCTCTGACCTGAAGGTCTGTGATCCAATCCAGCTGATCCTGTGCTCAGCACTGTTCCTGACACTTGGAAAACTCAAAACAAATGATTGTGGATGTGACTTGTTTGAAGCAGGGAAGAACTCAATTTCAGGCACGCCCCAAATACAAACGATTACAAATGAGGGGCTTagactcagtggcctctgagCTGCCTTCTAGCTTCAGATCACAGCTTTTCCCCCTTGTTGTGTCCTGGAGCCTCAGCAGCAGGCCAAGGAAAGCCTGTGAACCCCTTTTTGAAACAGCGCTTTTaaaggcacaaaataaaatatgtaggaaacCGAAGTCATTGAAGTATTACacacatttcaaaaaaatcccaagTTCATAAACCCAGGATAGGAACCTCCTAGGTTAAAGGTTCTTCTTCAACCTAATGGTTTGTTTATAATACTTGTCCCGAGAGGGTCCAAGCACAGTATAAAATGATACTCTCGTCATGtcacatgtacatgtgtgcatggtcttttcttcttcagcccTATCTTgtctgtttgttcattcatttgatgTGCACTGAGAGCACATAAGTAGGGCACTTTGGTCCTTGGGTGGGAAACTGAGTGTAAACACAAAAATTGTTTGACCATGAGCATTGGGCTTTTGAATTATGCTTTCTTATGATCCCTGGAAGCAGGAACACTATCATAAATAATAGGTGTGGAGTATCTGATGCTGTGCATCTCTTCTGAGTCTGTTCTCTGCTCTCATTGGTCTTTTTCACATTTCAGGTAGAAGATGTGTTACAGAGATGCCGAgaatacttaattaaaaaaataaacgcTGAGAACTGTGTTCACTTACTGAGTTTTGCAGACCTCTTCAGCTGTGAGGAGCTGAAGCAGAGTGCTAAGAGGATGGTGGAGCACAAGTTCACGGCGGTGTATCGCCAGGACGCCTTCATGCAGCTGTCTCACGATCTGCTCATCGACATCTTAAGTAGCGACAACTTGAATGTGGAGAAGGAGGAGACGGTGCGCGAGGCAGCCATGCTGTGGCTCGAGCACAACCCAGAGTCGCGGTCGCAGTACCTGTCCTCGGTCCTCAGCCAGATCAGGATCGACGCCCTCTCGGAGGTGACGCAGAGAGCCTGGTTTCAGGGCCTGCCGCCCAACGATAAGTCTGTCGTGGTTCAGGGCCTCTATAAGTCCATGCCTAAGTTCTTCAAGCCAAGACTCGGCATGACCAAAGAGGAGATGGTGATTTTCATCGAGGCTGCGTCTGAAAACCCCGGCAGTCTTTACTCATCGGTTTGTTACAGCCCCCAAGCAGAAAAGGTTTACAAGATCTGTAGCCCACCTGCCGACTTGCACAAGGTCGGGACCCTCGTAACTCCTGATAATGATATCTACATAGCAGGGGGGCAGGTTCCTCTCAAAAACACAAAAACGAATTACAGTAAAACAAGCAAACTGCAGGCGGCCTTCAGAACTGTGAACTGCTTTTACTGGTTTGACGCCCAGCAGAACAGTTGGTTCCCAAAGACGCCGATGCTCTTTGTCCGCATAAAGCCCTCTCTGGTTTGCTGCGAAGGCTATATCTATGCCATCGGAGGGGACAGCGTGGGTGGGGAGCTCAACCGAAGGACGGTGGAACGGTACGACACAGAGAAAGATGAGTGGACCCTGGTGAGCCCCTTACCCTGTGCCTGGCAGTGGAGCGCAGCCGTCGCGGTCCATGATTGCATTTACGTGATGACCCTGAATCTCATGTACTGCTACTTCCCAAGGTCAGATTCGTGGGTGGAAATGGCCATGAGGCAAACGAGCCGTTCCTTTGCTTCGGCCGCGGCTTTTGGGGATCAGATCTTCTACATCGGAGGCCTCCACATCGCCAGCGGCTCCGGCCTGAGACTGCCGACCAGCACGGTCGATGGGTCTTCGGTCACTGTAGAAGTATATGACGTGACCAAGAACGAATGGAGGATGGCGGCCAACATCCCTGCCAAGAGGTACTCGGACCCCTGCGTCAGGGCCCTGGTGATATCCAATTCCTTGTGCGTCTTCATGCGGGAAACCCACTTGAACGAGAGAGCCAAGTACGCCACCTACCAGTATGACGCGGAGCTGGATCGCTGGTCCCTGAGGCAGCACATATCCGAGCGCGTGCTGTGGGATCTGGGTAGAGATTTCCGGTGCACCGTGGGAAAGCTCTACCCGTCCTGCCTTGAAGAGTCTCCGTGGAAACCACCGACGTGTCTTTTTTCACCTGACGGGGCCGAGGAGTTTGAGCTGGACAGGGACATGGTTGTCTTGCCTCCTGTGTAGTGGTGGGGCCCCAGGACGTGCGCACTGCTTGTGGCCCGTAGTTACCCTAGAGGGAAGAGAGCTTTATGAAAGGACTAGAAAGGGGTGTGTTAAATCCCATCTTtgataaattgtatttttatgccCTACTCAATATTGGCAGCAGTATAATAATACATATATCAGTGAGTCTTACGAAGAGATAGACTACCATAATCCGAAATAGTTTATCTAATAATTGAGAAACTTTTATGTATATCACAAGAGCCTAAGCTTCTGGAGTATCTTATTTTTAGCCCTATGAACTTACCGTTTGGGACGAGTTTCCTTCATTAAGGTAGTCGGGTGTTCCTTGCGGGTCACATCCTGAGTCATTCTGAGAGACACTTCCCACGTGTGTTCATCATTCCTCTGCTTCTCTGTGGAAGGGCTGGAAAAGTGGTTTCTGGGGGTGGTCTCAGAGGTGAGCTTCCACCCCTCTCTCCTGGTCTAGTTGGGCCGTCTCGGTCCCATCGTAGGTCTCCCTGTTACAAGTGAGCTTCCCCTTGCCTTTGATAATGTTCCACAGGGTGTGCAGCCCCTGACTGCAGGACCAGTCTACTGGACCACGAGGGGCAAGTCTTCTGTGCCCACTCACACCTGGCTCTTTGGGGGACAAGTCTTCCGAGCAGCTGGTAGTTGGCTGATCAGGGGTGAACTTAGGTTGCAGTAGCAATCACTAGCCCCTCATAGTGCAGGTCTGTGTGGGGTTTGAATCAGTCAGGGCCTCCACACCCTCTATGTTGCAGGAACATTGGCTCCTGCTTCTGCTGCTGAGGTAGTTTTCCAGTGTAAAACCAAGGTTTAGTGTGGGTTAACCGGGTCTTCTCTTTTTGGCTAATTGAATAACAAGCATTACTGTAGAGTGATTGTGTACGGCTCTCCCTTAGCTATCaggttgtggttttttgttttttgtttttcttttgggggtgatAGGGGTGGGGTCAGGGTCAAGTTTGGGGGGATGAAGCATTCAGGAATCCTCTGCACGAGGTGGGCGGCTGGGCAGAAGCCAAGGGCTGCTCTGGAACTCATCCCAGGAACCACTAGAAGAGGCGGGGCTTCCCCCCACTCTCCCAGGAGCACAGGTGCTTCATGACAGACGTTACCAGCATGTTGAGCTACATCATGTTTGGCACTGTATTTTGACTGGCATtaatttattaaagaaattgtACCTTGAAAATATTGGCtcctcatttgtgtgtgtgtgtgtgtgtgtgagagagagagatggctgatGAGCTCTCACCTGGGATGATTTCACCAGGTAATGGTCACAGATTCATTGGGTTTTGGAGCTGGTACTCCTCTTGTAGTGGAAAGAACTGAGGCCCCGAAAGGTGGTTCCGGGGAGCTGTTTTAACAACGGAACGTTAACTGGAAAATATTACAGGAGAAAATAGAAGATGGCCGCTTTGTTTTGGGCTTTGGAAGCTGCTTGAATTAAAGAACAGCACACAGTGCCTACCCACCATGTTGGACTTTCTTGTCTGAGCAAATACTGAGGTTGGAGAAGTTTGTGGGAAAGGCCATCTCTTTCCAGATCCTTTGCAGTAACAAATGGCTTTAATGCTGTTTTCTTTCAAAGGTTGAACATGGCATTTTTCTTGAATGAACAGTTTTGCTTATGCTCAAAGTTGATTTTTACCCACATCCTAAATGCACTAGAATGGACAACATCTATTACCTAATTTTCAGGGATAGTTCTATGATTATGTAGATAagatttctctctgtctctcccctctccctatctctttccctccccttcctcctctttctctctccccctttcttccttccccttcccctccccctatccCCGTCTTTCCTTTGCAATTCCTGTGGTTCCTTAGGCTTTAGATGAGAGTTATTTGCTGTGTCAGTCTAAATTTGGTCGACTACATTGAGAATGGAAAGTTTCTGTAAAGGAAAGAACACAGGCCTTAGAACCAGTAGATCTTCATTTAAAGGCCAGTTTGAcgtcccagctgtgtgaccgtagggtgtgtgtgacatggtcagatctgcttTTGTTTTAGGGAAGGTCACTTTAGTAGCTGAAGGAAGGATGGACCAACTGGGAGGCTAGTGTAGTATCCCAGGCCTGAGTCGGCGAGGGCTTCATCTGCGTGGGCTGTATGAACAAAACCTAGAAAGGCATGTGTATGAGAGAGATGGTGAAGGTAggaacaagacttggcaacagattggttgTGGGAGTTGACAGTGAGTTGGGGACAACATCAAGCTTGTAAGCCAGGATGCctaggaagatggtggtaccttcaacaaTGATGGCggggggagataatgagttcaattgtggacttgttgagtttgagacaTGTACCGGATAGCCATTTCAAGATGTTCacataggcagttggagataggAGACAGGTCAGGAGAGCTGCTAGGGCAGGATAAACAGATCTGGGAATAGATAGTAATGAAACCTGTGGAAGCAGCTGAGATCATGAGTTGAGATAGGGTAGAGTAAGGCGAGCAGAAGGCCTAGGATAGAGCCTGGGGAACATGGGTGGCTTGTAGGGCGAGCCAGCAAAGGAGCTAGGAGTGGTTTGACAGGTAGGAGGTGGAccaagggagagagagcagtgtcacagacatcaggagagaagagagtgtcagggagaagagggtgaacatcagcctcagaggctgcagagaagttAGGAAGGATGAGGACAGAGAAAGGCCGTgggatttggcaatgaagagatccTTCTAGGAGGCTTGTGTCTGGGGAGATGAGAAGATCCTCCTTATCAAGTTTGGTCTCCTTCCCAGCAACAGGAGCAAAGGGCACTAAGTATCAGAAGTGGGCATTCCTAACGAGAGCCCTCCTTGCTCCAGGTCCAGGCGTCTTTCCATTACAACGTCCTGACAAAACAGGCAGCAGGAGTTGGAATAATATGATTATGGGGACAAAGGGGGTCAGGAGCAACCAATATTTTCAAAAGCTAAAAGCATATAAGGAGtgactggggagggaggggtttCTGTACTATGCTAGAGtgggaagccagattgcaggAGGTTGAGGGATGGGTGGTAAAGATCCCATCTGTGACCACTTGGCAGGGTGGCTAAGAT includes:
- the KBTBD2 gene encoding kelch repeat and BTB domain-containing protein 2, whose protein sequence is MSTQDERQINTEYAVSLLEQLKLFYEQQLLTDIVLIVESTEFPCHKMVLATCSSYFRAMFMSGLSESKQTHVNLRNVDSATLRLIIAYAYTGNLAINDSTVEQLYETACFLQVEDVLQRCREYLIKKINAENCVHLLSFADLFSCEELKQSAKRMVEHKFTAVYRQDAFMQLSHDLLIDILSSDNLNVEKEETVREAAMLWLEHNPESRSQYLSSVLSQIRIDALSEVTQRAWFQGLPPNDKSVVVQGLYKSMPKFFKPRLGMTKEEMVIFIEAASENPGSLYSSVCYSPQAEKVYKICSPPADLHKVGTLVTPDNDIYIAGGQVPLKNTKTNYSKTSKLQAAFRTVNCFYWFDAQQNSWFPKTPMLFVRIKPSLVCCEGYIYAIGGDSVGGELNRRTVERYDTEKDEWTLVSPLPCAWQWSAAVAVHDCIYVMTLNLMYCYFPRSDSWVEMAMRQTSRSFASAAAFGDQIFYIGGLHIASGSGLRLPTSTVDGSSVTVEVYDVTKNEWRMAANIPAKRYSDPCVRALVISNSLCVFMRETHLNERAKYATYQYDAELDRWSLRQHISERVLWDLGRDFRCTVGKLYPSCLEESPWKPPTCLFSPDGAEEFELDRDMVVLPPV